One Faecalicatena sp. Marseille-Q4148 DNA window includes the following coding sequences:
- a CDS encoding DUF1292 domain-containing protein, whose translation MEKIRFEFGETGESVDFFVLEQTKVNGKSYILVTDSMEDDAECLILRDTSKAEEADSVYEIVEDEVELSAVSKVFEELLEDVDIEL comes from the coding sequence ATGGAGAAAATTAGATTTGAATTTGGGGAAACAGGGGAATCTGTTGATTTCTTTGTGTTGGAACAGACAAAAGTAAATGGAAAATCATACATTCTTGTGACCGATTCTATGGAAGATGATGCAGAATGTCTGATTTTAAGAGATACGAGCAAGGCAGAAGAAGCGGACAGTGTTTATGAAATTGTAGAAGATGAGGTAGAACTGTCAGCAGTGTCAAAAGTGTTCGAAGAGCTGCTTGAAGATGTTGATATTGAGCTGTAG